The Epinephelus lanceolatus isolate andai-2023 chromosome 8, ASM4190304v1, whole genome shotgun sequence genome includes a window with the following:
- the spen gene encoding msx2-interacting protein isoform X1 produces MVRETRHLWVGNLPENVREEKIIEHFKRYGRVESVKVLPKRGSEGGVAAFVDFVDIKSAQKAHNAINKMGDRDLRTDYNEPGTIPSAARGLDDSLSLGSRGRDVSGFTRAAGGTVYGPPTSLHSRDGRYERRLDGTAESRDRAYDHSAYGHHERPGSSFERQRHYETDYYRDARERTLSTAGSGSGTSSGSGTTVSSGVSGTIVSAVAGNTGTGGSAGATTGGSGGSTSSGVGFYRSHSRSPCRFETPEPRYESRAREPFTLASVVHRDLYREDRGRRGERSYRHSRSRSPHSTHSRNPSPQRLASQATRPPRSHSGSGSRSRSSSSDSVSSTSSSTSGSDSSSSSSDDSPARSVQSAAVPAPSALPLSSLDKDEPRKSFGIKVQNLPVRSTDTSLKDGLFHEFKKHGKVTSVQIHGASEERYGLVFFRQQEDQEKALGASKGKLFFGMQIEVTAWNGPETESENEFRPLDERIDEFHPKATRTLFIGNLEKTTTYHDLLNIFQRFGEIVDIDIKKVNGAPQYAFLQYCDIASVCKAIKKMDGEYLGNNRLKLGFGKSMPTTCVWLDGLASNTTEQFLTRHFCRYGHVVKVVFDRMKGMALILYNNIEYAQAAVKDTKGWKIGGSKIKVDFANQESQMAFYRSMQASGQDIRDFYDILSERRDDRRTQYEFQAERQYYENVRTPGTYTEDPRRKYPARSREFYTEWDPYQGDYYDPQYFEDPREYREYRADPYEQDIRKYSYLQRERERERERFETDRGRDHGRRTIERSQSPSHIASRRPASPTASPSLSERIPSDSDRRICCRSSERSGSCSSISPPRFEKLEKARTERYNKTDKLEKDRVFELERGTLVEKEKRTGRKDRGDKDKSEKQRLKKLKVASPIQACETEPELERDVSPEAVLRIKNSKIPKEGSSKGRLDLLPCVVQLTRVKEKEGKLIGQSVQEKQIPRGGSDSPRLASPSADQRSPPFRSDPSKSDISKHGKVPRDKNMHSLVEVIDKDAKIKSKKHGKSEMGFDSGISVDIDRLAARKRRFEDSGKTDRQKRTSEEDLVRPGLHKLWNNSKESDLDKNLLIKGMHKKEHHKDKCFRMISVSSPKDGRDCESNSVGFSLEQQSQLGELPEDSTDQLNSPYLKMDLEGSKTENSSSLTKMSDDGSLDLDELKEQQKQVLSENEQGRGKCRDSDDGDEHFVHIDQNICTKQVDQSRWLRPKLGNPDKLLKFENPASNDTHDFEKDYIMHDVPKPIQDMASDDFSSSKRKKLENFDFEIVTGKRERNFPSSQKLNEDIYQSLTSSIGHGHFSANEEDETAQISLSVINKDRKSSPTTDEKFSHTESLKNSLGLTATHFQSSDSELTKLKTTLLGCDEELMQRWERRIKSDSLRMEMTFPSDIAKPETIRKRLGQDLEPGEVQTDSDDDGENKHISPKSNSSLSYMLRERDERMTDLKLSGSLEKNKFYSFALDKTITPDTKALLERAKTLYSSREDNWSFLPSRFPTSHSCSDKDKVELAPRPIPSWYKKKIRTDSVEKLHDKKEELKPQDQERQDLFASRFLHSSIFEQDSRRLQHLERKDQDLETGVGRPFAKPGATEAQPEAGLGDMPQEPIVLFHSRFLELQQQKDKDHTPPDTENDSLVVEIRRDEGQNCDNVLSDKESEPVLKVDDKSASPPLTLSVSPFVPSPKEMSSPEKKEILTPSSDQPASFVKEEKVEPVLEISPSNYFPMEDFKPVAPKLTITPPPVLSEPENEMETKVELIEPKAKLGDSLAVEHNSLVEDKPPTPGASLSGFERETAEFSYSDYPKIEEKSEIIKTEPKIENLETKHFEDSQKTETEGEVCMPELEAEIKPVPNRRQPKSKRAKPLSVLRTSQPSQIVATEKPATRKSERIDREKLKRASSPRAEVPKASVESKATSKSPIHASDSEQNLESSLIHGRTRRRNVRSVYATLHEDDQAGKEVVESSRSMRKRGVDKEPMQQDVPIPSTNTRRGRPPKRGVKRGEDLSPVKGDQHKMMEEDTEVKETSTTVEVVKASEGWRSPRTQKGQQTQLTSSAPGNKKGGRIDKQSGSTTMIAEQADLASHDESELNPKADSELFVKLSEKAENASSPVHRKEKDFKDSGGKKCADADIEKVDTSAAERRQLPEKCVKMKTPRLKRNTKQVTEDKSHSLKNLEIRVSVDDVKGLLRSEEDEPESFEAPTITKTKTIVQDNNETKIIDFPKESKEFDGQEQEDTLSEPELPTDPAALLARQMELEQAVENIAKLTVEQPPRPYKEQPSGQPTILPPVVVEPEAEVEEKRANPASETELAAAIDSITAEETCADADSFTAPPTYTALIPTPESLTSPSSNEIMEPETHMVINNILAADSDDGPLTSSPKGLLSEPKVAEDTPLLETPKKTSRVRAKTPKKSRSRKGAANKKVDAAEEVSQPSPVKLPESIPEDPETINSKAVTVTAGATAAASVVTAVATCRRDVTSAITVDTPKEAEQPEVEQPVPKESAFHSGTSNISSNKKHPQAEEPPTPTLAPARPQPVSQFSVPLLRPAKMPLSPDWPPRTEESRVYVAPSCHVTVVTPPPPASTALGTPSANPPMPPDTKASDIDPSSSTLRKILMEPKYVSASNSNSIPTTMVTSALSDPSRMSENENPFDTVSSRQLHHEERPPLPPQPIHHKPFPLTESQQNCGEKTQHTVISPATSVISRIPMPYDTEETPRISLSNRSIGLSIPKQKFRSNSNENNRYHGMDIAEDGTRGRSVVETTPYNTGSSPGLRVNTSEGVVVLSYSGQKTEGPHRMRAKISQIPQASAGDIEFQQSVSKSSIKQDPLITSSQSPTPKVAPTATAYGHTGVLLTGQSYNSQPVISSTKQESLGCDKSEAPYHTTSQGGVVKMYQQPVSSPQVLMYNQAVIQQQHGKRGLGSEPLPKKMDIGKAVQQSNLSPVMSPHHPSLSGTRMSPSPSIPTDRSALHLKQEPQSPRTAVHSPSHFVKACPPSSSPRGTSVVLGHGMPPMSTYHSGMHHPHSEQSSVIIQPHSVTQAMAHEARMNTPPMSGMNYGRRGDSLSSSHPGPSQRSNTPQPNVIRDLVLQSHSSPQGSVSSGGGSSVSEEDPRHFNQTLSRPSVPQLQSDVMMIHSDHRGLHPSIRMDQYRDMHQRILMHQQLGEQAAVEARQSRTSETGTSSSNISGPSKSPIVGKSIDLSAKESLKPLEGKLIHPTTNESRIRGVHASSPVLVSPHPHGVQLMHPGGAGSFPVYRDMRGFPSQFPGHPSSGHNLANQGITSSQVPPESELGPRGKMSQSHGGGSDSKPESSHLRHATSTDLSHISRISRDTVSPSYQSPMTSPMSLTHKPDLSLQKGPTAFLPTPPPAIPSSSSLHPRPDAKLEHSGHRSVDMVQLLTKYPIVWQGLLALKNDQAAVQLHFVSGNTILAQRSLPPPEGGPLLRIVQRMRLEASQLDSVARRMTVENDYCLLLALPCGRDQEDVLGQTQALKSGFITYLQAKQAAGIINVPNPGSNQPAYVVQIFPPCEFSESHLSQLAPDLLNSISSISPHLMIVIASV; encoded by the exons ATGGTCCGGGAAACCAGACATTTATGGGTGGGAAATTTACCCGAAAATGTACGAGAAGAGAAAATCATTGAGCACTTCAAGCG ATATGGACGTGTGGAGAGTGTCAAGGTCCTGCCCAAGCGGGGTTCAGAAGGTGGAGTCGCAGCCTTTGTGGATTTTGTGGACATTAAAAGTGCTCAGAAGGCTCACAATGCTATCAACAAGATGGGGGACAGAGACCTGCGCACTGATTACAATGAACCAGGCACAATTCCTAGTGCCGCGAGGGGGCTGGACGATAGTCTGTCCTTAGGCTCTCGTGGCCGGGATGTATCAGGGTTCACAAGGGCGGCAGGGGGGACCGTGTATGGGCCCCCCACGTCGCTCCACAGCAGAGATGGACGCTATGAACGCAGACTAGACGG GACGGCAGAAAGTCGGGATCGGGCGTACGATCACAGTGCCTATGGACATCACGAGCGTCCTGGTAGCAGTTTTGAACGCCAACGGCACTATGAAACAGACTATTATCGTGATGCAAGAGAGAGGACTCTAAGCACGGCTGGGAGCGGGTCTGGTACCTCCAGTGGAAGTGGTACAACGGTGTCGTCAGGAGTCAGTGGAACTATCGTTAGCGCTGTTGCTGGCAACACGGGGACAGGTGGATCTGCAGGGGCCACGACGGGAGGAAGCGGAGGATCTACATCCAGTGGGGTCGGCTTCTACCGCTCCCACAGCAGGAGTCCATGTCGCTTTGAGACACCAGAGCCTCGCTATGAGTCTCGTGCCAGGGAACCCTTTACTTTGGCCAGTGTGGTTCACAGGGACCTTTACAGGGAGGACAGGGGTCGGCGCGGGGAGCGGTCATACCGCCACAGTCGTAGCCGGTCTCCACACTCAACCCATTCGCGGAATCCCTCTCCTCAGAGACTGGCTAGTCAGGCTACCCGTCCTCCACGCTCCCACAGTGGGTCAGGCTCTCGCAGCCGCTCCTCCAGTTCAGACTCAgtcagcagcaccagcagcagtaCAAGTGGCAG TGATTCTAGCAGTAGCTCAAGTGATGACTCCCCAGCACGTTCGGTGCAGTCTGCTGCTGTTCCTGCACCCTCAGCACTTCCTTTATCCTCCCTTGACAAGGATGAACCACGTAAAAGCTTTGGCATCAAGGTCCAAAATCTTCCTGTGCGCTCTACAG ATACGAGCCTTAAGGATGGTTTGTTCCATGAATTTAAGAAACATGGAAAGGTCACTTCTGTGCAAATCCATGGCGCTTCAGAGGAGCGTTATGGGCTTGTGTTCTTCCGCCAGCAAGAGGACCAAGAGAAAGCACTTGGAGCATCAAAGGGGAAGCTTTTTTTCGGCATGCAAATTGAAGTCACAGCCTGGAATGGCCCCG AGACAGAAAGTGAGAACGAGTTTCGGCCCTTGGATGAGAGGATAGATGAGTTTCATCCAAAGGCCACACGGACATTATTCATTGGAAACCTGGAGAAGACCACCACTTACCATGACCTGCTTAACATCTTTCAGCGCTTTGGAGAAATAGTG GATATTGACATTAAGAAGGTGAATGGAGCCCCCCAGTATGCCTTTCTACAATACTGCGACATTGCCAGTGTCTGTAAGGCCATAAAGAAGATGGATGGCGAGTACCTTGGTAACAACAGACTAAAG CTGGGCTTTGGAAAGAGTATGCCTACTACTTGTGTTTGGTTGGATGGATTGGCCTCAAATACAACTGAGCAGTTTCTTACTCGTCATTTCTGCCGCTATGGACATGTAGTCAAG GTTGTATTTGACAGAATGAAAGGAATGGCCCTTATCCTGTATAACAACATTGAATATGCACAAGCCGCTGTCAAAGACACAAAGGGCTGGAAGATAGGGGGCAGTAAAATCAAG GTGGACTTTGCCAATCAGGAAAGCCAGATGGCTTTCTATCGTTCAATGCAGGCATCTGGCCAGGATATTCGAGACTTTTATGACATTCTCTCTGAAAGAAG GGATGATCGACGAACTCAGTATGAGTTTCAAGCAGAAAGACAATATTACGAAAACGTACGAACGCCAGGAACATATACTGAAGATCCACGCCGCAAATACCCTGCCAGAAGTCGGGAGTTTTACACTGAATGGGATCCATATCAGGGAGATTACTATGATCCACAATACTTTGAAGACCCACGGGAATATCGGGAATACAGAGCTGACCCTTATGAACAGGACATTCGCAAATACAGCTATTTGCAACGGGAacgtgaaagagagagagagcgcttTGAGACAGATCGTGGACGTGATCATGGGAGGAGGACCATTGAGCGTAGCCAAAGCCCATCTCACATTGCCTCTCGTCGTCCTGCCAGCCCTACTGCATCTCCTTCGCTCTCTGAGAGGATACCAAGTGATTCAGATCGCCGTATTTGTTGCCGATCTTCTGAAAGAAGTGGTAGCTGCAGTTCAATCTCCCCACCCAGATTTGAAAAACTTGAAAAGGCACGCACTGAAAGGTATAATAAAACGGACAAACTTGAGAAGGATCGAGTCTTCGAACTTGAAAGAGGGACTTTGGTTGAgaaggagaagcggactggACGTAAAGATCGaggggacaaggacaaaagtgaGAAACAGAGGCTTAAGAAGCTCAAAGTTGCATCACCTATTCAGGCATGTGAGACAGAGCCAGAACTTGAAAGAGACGTCAGCCCTGAGGCTGTCCTTCgaattaaaaacagtaaaattccAAAGGAAGGCTCAAGCAAAGGAAGGTTAGACCTTCTGCCTTGTGTTGTGCAATTAACACGtgttaaagaaaaagaaggaaaattAATTGGTCAGTCTGTCCAAGAAAAGCAAATACCAAGAGGTGGGAGTGACAGTCCTAGATTGGCATCACCCTCAGCTGACCAGAGGAGTCCTCCATTCCGCTCAGACCCATCAAAAAGTGATATCTCTAAGCATGGAAAGGTGCCCAGAGACAAAAATATGCACAGTTTAGTGGAGGTTATTGACAAGGATGCTAAAATCAAATccaaaaaacatggaaaatctGAAATGGGATTTGACAGTGGCATTTCTGTGGATATTGACCGTTTGGCTGCAAGGAAAAGGCGTTTTGAAGACTCTGGAAAAACTGATCGACAGAAGAGAACTAGTGAAGAGGATCTTGTTAGACCTGGACTTCATAAACTATGGAACAATTCTAAGGAGTCAGACTTGGATAAGAACCTTTTGATAAAAGGGATGCATAAAAAGGAGCACCACAAGGATAAATGTTTCCGGATGATTTCAGTTAGCAGTCCAAAAGATGGACGAGACTGTGAAAGCAACTCTGTAGGCTTTTCTCTGGAGCAGCAGTCACAGCTTGGGGAGCTGCCTGAAGATTCTACAGATCAATTAAACTCTCCCTACCTTAAAATGGATTTAGAAGGttcaaaaactgaaaacagctcCAGTCTCACAAAGATGTCAGATGATGGCAGTCTTGATTTGGATGAATTAAAAGAACAACAGAAACAGGTATTGTCTGAAAATGAACAAGGGAGAGGGAAGTGCAGAGACTCTGATGACGGAGATGAACACTTTGTGCACATTGACCAGAATATTTGCACAAAACAAGTTGATCAGAGTCGATGGCTCCGACCCAAGCTTGGCAATCCTGATAAGTTGCTCAAGTTTGAAAACCCAGCAAGTAATGACACTCATGACTTTGAGAAGGATTATATCATGCATGATGTTCCAAAACCAATTCAGGATATGGCCAGTGATGACTTCTCTTCCAGTAAACGAAAGAAAttagagaattttgactttgaAATTGTCACTGGAAAAAGAGAACGGAATTTTCCAAGTTCCCAAAAGCTGAATGAAGACATTTATCAAAGTCTAACATCCTCAATAGGACATGGTCACTTTTCTGCAAATGAGGAAGATGAAACTGCCCAGATTTCTTTGTCAGTtataaacaaagacagaaaatctTCTCCAACAACAGACGAGAAATTTTCACACACAGAGTCATTGAAAAACAGTTTGGGCCTTACAGCCACACATTTTCAGTCTTCTGACAGTGAGCTCACAAAGCTTAAGACAACCTTGCTCGGATGTGATGAGGAGTTAATGCAACGTTGGGAAAGACGGATAAAATCTGATTCACTTAGGATGGAAATGACTTTCCCAAGTGATATTGCAAAACCTGAAACCATCCGTAAACGCCTTGGCCAGGATTTGGAACCTGGAGAAGTGCAGACTGATTCAGATGATGatggagaaaacaaacacatctcTCCCAAGTCAAATAGTTCCTTGTCTTATATGCTCAGGGAACGTGACGAGAGGATGACAGATCTGAAGCTTTCGGGCTCATTGGAAAAGAATAAGTTTTATTCTTTTGCATTAGATAAAACTATAACTCCTGATACTAAAGCACTCCTTGAAAGAGCCAAGACACTGTATTCTTCCAGGGAAGATAATTGGTCCTTTCTTCCCTCACGCTTTCCAACCTCCCACAGCTGTTCAGATAAGGACAAGGTAGAGCTAGCACCTCGACCTATTCCTTCGTGGTATAAGAAAAAGATTCGTACTGACTCTGTTGAAAAGCTACATGATAAAAAGGAGGAACTTAAGCCACAAGACCAAGAGCGACAGGACCTGTTTGCCTCTCGCTTTTTGCACAGCTCAATCTTTGAACAAGATTCTCGGCGACTGCAGCATCTTGAACGTAAAGACCAAGACTTAGAAACTGGAGTTGGTAGGCCTTTTGCTAAGCCAGGTGCTACTGAGGCACAGCCTGAAGCTGGACTAGGTGATATGCCTCAAGAGCCCATAGTGCTTTTCCATAGTCGGTTTTTGGAgcttcaacaacaaaaggacaagGACCACACCCCACCTGATACTGAAAATGATTCGTTGGTGGTGGAGATTAGAAGAGACGAAGGGCAGAATTGTGATAATGTGCTGTCTGATAAGGAATCTGAGCCTGTACTCAAGGTTGATGACAAATCAGCCAGCCCCCCATTAACCTTGTCAGTTTCACCATTTGTTCCTTCGCCAAAAGAAATGTCATCACCAGAAAAGAAGGAAATTTTAACTCCATCATCAGATCAACCTGCATCATTTGTCAAAGAAGAGAAAGTAGAGccagttcttgagatatctccATCTAATTATTTTCCTATGGAAGACTTCAAACCTGTTGCTCCTAAGCTAACCATAACTCCTCCACCTGTCCTTTCAGAGCCAGAAAATGAAATGGAAACAAAAGTAGAGTTAATTGAACCCAAAGCAAAACTCGGAGATAGTTTGGCAGTGGAACATAATTCTCTTGTGGAAGATAAACCTCCCACTCCTGGTGCTTCCCTAAgtggttttgagagagagactgcAGAATTCTCTTACTCTGACTACCCAAAGATTGAagaaaaatctgaaataatTAAGACAGAACCTAAAATAGAAAATCTGGAGACAAAACACTTTGAGGATTCTCAGAAAACTGAGACAGAAGGTGAGGTATGTATGCCAGAGCTAGAGGCTGAAATTAAACCAGTACCAAACCGCAGACAGCCCAAGAGTAAAAGGGCAAAACCACTGTCAGTATTACGTACATCACAGCCATCCCAAATTGTTGCCACTGAGAAACCTGCAACACGAAAGAGTGAACGAattgacagagagaaactcaaaAGGGCCTCATCTCCTCGGGCAGAAGTACCAAAAGCATCAGTTGAGTCCAAAGCCACATCCAAGTCACCAATTCATGCATCAGATTCTGAGCAAAATCTTGAGTCGAGTTTGATCCATGGCAGAACACGTCGCAGGAATGTACGATCAGTTTACGCCACACTACATGAAGATGACCAAGCTGGTAAAGAGGTGGTGGAGTCATCACGCTCTATGCGCAAACGTGGTGTGGATAAAGAGCCAATGCAGCAAGATGTTCCAATTCCATCCACCAATACAAGGCGAGGACGCCCACCTAAAAGAGGGGTCAAACGAGGTGAAGATTTATCACCAGTTAAGGGGGATCAGCATAAAATGATGGAAGAAGACACAGAGGTCAAAGAGACCTCCACTACTGTAGAGGTTGTAAAAGCCTCTGAAGGATGGCGTTCACCCCGCACACAGAAAGGGCAACAAACGCAACTAACTTCATCTGCTCCAGGTAACAAGAAAGGAGGTAGAATAGACAAACAGTCTGGGAGCACTACAATGATAGCTGAACAAGCTGATTTGGCAAGTCATGATGAGTCAGAACTTAATCctaaagctgattctgaactGTTTGTGAAGCTATCAGAAAAGGCAGAAAACGCAAGCTCACCAGTGCACAGAAAGGAAAAAGACTTTAAAGATTCTGGTGGAAAGAAATGTGCTGATGCGGATATTGAAAAGGTGGACACCAGCGCCGCTGAAAGGAGACAACTGCCTGAAAAGTGTGTTAAGATGAAAACACCAAGGCTGAAAAGAAATACCAAGCAGGTCACTGAAGATAAATCACACAGCTTAAAAAATCTTGAGATCCGTGTAAGTGTTGATGATGTGAAAGGTTTACTTCGTTCAGAGGAAGATGAGCCAGAGTCATTTGAAGCTCCCACTATTACAAAAACCAAGACAATAGTACAAGACAATAATGAAACAAAGATTATAGACTTTccaaaagaatcaaaagaatTTGATGGACAGGAACAAGAAGACACCCTATCAGAACCTGAACTTCCTACTGATCCAGCGGCTCTCTTAGCACGGCAGATGGAACTAGAGCAGGCAGTTGAAAATATTGCCAAACTTACCGTTGAGCAACCTCCTCGACCATATAAGGAACAACCTTCAGGGCAACCTACCATATTGCCTCCTGTTGTAGTTGAGCCAGAAGCTGAGGTTGAGGAGAAGCGAGCTAATCCTGCAAGTGAAACTGAACTTGCAGCTGCTATTGATTCCATTACAGCAGAAGAAACATGTGCAGATGCAGATAGTTTCACAGCTCCTCCTACTTACACTGCTCTTATTCCTACCCCTGAGTCCTTGACTTCCCCCTCCTCCAACGAAATTATGGAACCTGAAACACACATGGTGATCAACAATATTCTTGCTGCGGACTCAGACGATGGTCCTCTGACATCCAGCCCAAAGGGGCTACTGTCGGAGCCTAAGGTAGCTGAGGATACCCCTCTTCTTGAAACACCCAAGAAAACAAGCAGAGTTAGAGCCAAAACCCCGAAAAAGTCAAGAAGTCGTAAAGGTGCAGCTAATAAAAAAGTGGATGCTGCTGAAGAGGTTTCACAACCTTCTCCAGTCAAGTTACCAGAATCAATTCCAGAAGACCCAGAAACCATCAATTCAAAAGCAGTCACTGTTACAGCTGGGGCAACTGCAGCAGCTTCTGTGGTCACTGCTGTTGCAACTTGTAGGCGTGATGTCACAAGTGCTATAACTGTAGACACGCCCAAAGAGGCAGAACAGCCTGAAGTTGAACAGCCGGTACCCAAGGAATCTGCATTTCATTCAGGCACAAGCAACATCTCGAGTAATAAAAAGCATCCCCAGGCAGAAGAGCCACCTACCCCTACCCTTGCTCCTGCCCGCCCACAACCTGTATCCCAGTTCAGTGTACCCCTGCTGCGGCCTGCCAAAATGCCACTTTCACCAGACTGGCCTCCTAGAACTGAGGAAAGTAGAGTCTATGTTGCTCCTTCTTGTCACGTCACAGTGGTaactcctccaccaccagcATCAACTGCACTTGGAACCCCTTCAGCGAATCCCCCCATGCCTCCTGACACAAAGGCCTCAGATATTGACCCTAGTTCCAGTACCTTAAGGAAAATCCTAATGGAACCGAAATATGTGTCTGCATCAAATAGCAATTCTATTCCTACCACTATGGTGACGTCTGCACTGTCAGATCCTTCACGGATGTCAGAGAATGAAAATCCCTTTGATACAGTGAGTTCAAGACAGCTACATCACGAAGAGAGACCGCCTTTACCCCCACAGCCGATACACCATAAACCCTTTCCGTTGACAGAGTCCCAACAGAACTGTGGAGAGAAGACCCAGCATACAGTTATTTCTCCTGCTACCTCAGTAATAAGTCGAATTCCAATGCCTTATGATACAGAGGAAACTCCTCGAATTTCACTAAGCAACCGAAGCATTGGGCTGTCCATTCCCAAGCAAAAATTCAGATCAAACTCTAATGAGAATAATCGCTATCATGGCATGGATATTGCAGAAGATGGAACTAGAGGACGCTCTGTTGTTGAGACCACTCCCTATAATACAGGCTCAAGTCCTGGCCTAAGGGTCAATACATCAGAgggtgttgttgttttgagttATTCTGGTCAGAAAACCGAAGGACCTCACAGGATGAGAGCCAAAATTAGTCAAATTCCTCAAGCAAGTGCGGGTGATATAGAGTTTCAGCAATCTGTGTCCAAATCTTCGATAAAACAAGACCCACTCATCACATCATCCCAGTCACCTACCCCAAAAGTAGCCCCAACTGCTACAGCCTATGGGCACACAGGAGTTCTCTTGACAGGCCAGTCGTATAACTCTCAACCTGTCATTTCCAGTACAAAGCAGGAGAGTCTTGGGTGTGACAAATCTGAAGCCCCGTATCACACAACATCCCAGGGTGGCGTCGTAAAGATGTACCAGCAGCCTGTTAGTTCACCTCAAGTCTTGATGTACAACCAAGCTGTGATTCAGCAGCAGCATGGCAAGAGAGGACTGGGGTCTGAACCTCTCCCAAAAAAGATGGACATTGGTAAAGCTGTTCAGCAGTCTAACCTGAGCCCAGTCATGAGTCCACACCACCCATCACTGTCTGGAACCCGCATGAGCCCCAGCCCTAGCATCCCAACTGATCGGTCAGCTCTACACCTAAAGCAAGAACCTCAGTCCCCACGAACAGCTGTTCACTCCCCCTCACACTTTGTGAAAGCCTGTCCTCCTAGCAGTTCTCCGAGAGGAACTTCTGTTGTTCTAGGTCATGGCATGCCGCCAATGTCTACATATCATTCTGGTATGCATCACCCACACTCAGAACAGTCCTCTGTCATAATTCAGCCTCACAGTGTCACTCAGGCAATGGCTCATGAAGCCAGGATGAACACCCCACCAATGTCTGGGATGAACTATGGAAGGCGAGGTGACTCCCTGTCTTCCTCCCACCCAGGGCCTTCACAGCGCTCAAACACGCCGCAACCTAATGTCATCCGAGATTTGGTCCTGCAGTCTCATTCAAGTCCCCAGGGGTCAGTATCAAGTGGTGGTGGCAGCAGTGTAAGTGAAGAAGACCCCAGACACTTTAACCAAACCCTTAGTAGACCCTCCGTGCCCCAGCTCCAATCGGATGTAATGATGATTCACAGTGATCACAGAGGGCTCCACCCAAGCATACGCATGGATCAGTACAGAGATATGCACCAGCGCATCCTCATGCACCAGCAACTGGGAGAGCAGGCTGCTGTAGAAGCAAGACAGTCACGTACCTCAGAGACTGGAACGTCTTCAAGCAACATCTCTGGGCCATCAAAGAGTCCTATTGTGGGAAAGAGCATTGACCTCTCTGCAAAAGAATCTCTCAAACCACTAGAAGGAAAACTGATACATCCAACGACCAACGAAAGTAGAATAAGGGGAGTCCATGCATCTTCTCCTGTCCTGGTCTCTCCTCACCCACATGGGGTTCAGCTAATGCATCCAGGAGGGGCAGGCTCCTTTCCAGTGTACCGGGATATGCGGGGCTTTCCATCACAGTTTCCAGGACATCCTTCATCAGGACACAACCTGGCTAACCAAGGCATTACATCTTCACAG GTCCCTCCAGAGTCTGAGCTGGGTCCCAGGGGTAAAATGTCTCAGTCACATGGGGGAGGAAGTGATTCCAAGCCTGAGAGTTCCCATCTTCGCCATGCTACCTCTACGGACCTCTCACACATTTCCCGAATATCACGGGATACAGTCTCCCCCTCCTACCAGTCTCCAATGACATCCCCAATGAGTCTTACTCACAAGCCAGATCTGTCTCTACAGAAAGGCCCTACAGCCTTCCTGCCAACACCTCCGCCAGCAATACCATCATCAAGTTCTCTGCATCCACGGCCCGATGCTAAGCTGGAGCATTCGGGACATCGTTCCGTTGACATGGTGCAGCTTTTGACG aaatATCCTATTGTATGGCAAGGTCTGTTGGCACTGAAGAACGACCAGGCTGCTGTCCAGTTACACTTTGTTTCTGGCAACACCATACTGGCCCAGCGCTCTCTGCCGCCCCCAGAGGGAGGTCCTCTTCTCCGTATTGTCCAGAGGATGAGGCTTGAGGCTTCCCAGCTGGACAGTGTGGCACGCAGAATGACT GTGGAGAATGACTACTGTTTGCTACTGGCTCTACCCTGTGGTCGAGACCAAGAAGATGTCCTTGGTCAAACCCAAGCCTTGAAAAGTGGCTTCATCACCTACCTGCAAGCTAAACAGGCAGCTGGCATTATCAACGTGCCCAACCCTGGCTCTAATCAG CCAGCTTATGTGGTGCAGATTTTCCCTCCGTGTGAATTCTCAGAGAGCCACCTTTCGCAGCTGGCCCCGGACCTTCTCAACAGCATCTCCAGCATTTCCCCTCACCTCATGATTGTCATTGCCTCTGTTTAA